CAATACAAATTCCCAAAATAGAGACaaacaataaaaagttattttgggataaatattattgtgcctacataataaattatttagattttgttactttatttatttgaattttatattcaattttgttattttgatttattttttgcataaatattaatatatacaaattatccgccattttataaactttgattttttaatatgcatatttatttgtgaAAATGATACGATTTAaggatatttttaataataaattttaacattatttaattttattaaatattgatttttaagaagaaaatataattttgctttttaataaaaaaaaagaataaaaaattaatgaacaatttttaaaacatgtCCATTTTCTTCTACAGGACCCCCAAATCCATATGTTGGGGTTTTTATTTCCTGGCCATTTTTGACAAATGATTTAGGCAATGCGCTCCATTCAGCGTCACCTGAATAAGATCAAAATATGTGCAAGAAATGTAAAAGCAAAcctttaatataaaaaatatttaagacttataattttttttcttttacaaTCATTAGCCCATCTAGCTCTATGCTCATAATCATAATTTGAAAAGTCCATAGCTGGTGAGCATTTCCCAACATAATCCtttagcaaaaaaaaaaaataattcatggtatatgtttatttccttatttattatcaaaatgaaACATTGGAGAAATGCAGTTCTTACATCAGGTGCTATGCATAAGCTATTCCCTACGAGGGTCCATTTGGATGGACACTTCCCCATAATCTTTAACTTTGGCGCTTTtgcaaaagaaaaaatatatatttaaattaaaattattatatcaattattatttgcttattatcttttttcaAAGGTGTGTGATTTGCTATCatgtttaatattatattgtcTTACAATTTATACATGGCCATTGTACTTCACATTTCCATGCGAACAGCTCTTTATCGACATCTTTACTATTCGAGAAGTCTATAGACCTACAcctacaaaataatataataaagtttatgggataaaaaaatatacatataccatatattcatttaaaataattaataacaatatttcAAAACTAACTGTCCTTCGTATGTTTCAGGAGGAATACAAAGACCTGTATCATACTCCGATATTTTCCATcctttaagaaaaaaattttatgtatgTTTGAAAActaaatatagaaatgtatgtaatacttatttatgcataaacAGTATATAGGCCTTTTTAAAACTGTGTTTCCAGCTTTTGCCATATACACATAggtttcattatttatatttcctttattaatgattttttttaaacctAAAGGACATAAATTAGAGTAATCCCTTCGGCATTTTCCAATATACCTAAATgtgttataatataaaaataaataattcattgAAGCGAATTTGAACTATGggaaatatggaaaaaataaatatttttttagtattttGCAAACcacaattttttcaatcTCTCTTGAATTATTCTGTAAATTtctgaaaaaatataattatacaaaCTATGTAACAATGCAAACtggaatattaaaaaaaataatgttgaAAACAATATATGGACCTTTATCCAAgatattttctatttcaGAATTTTCAAGATCAATTGTTGCTTGTTCTTCAGCCTTTAAATTAAACGATGgtgtaaaaataagaaaataaagatgaaattaattgatatataagcatttgatatttatcaaaaaatgattgCTTTACGTGTCTATAATTTATGccttatttatgtatatgcgAAATAATGAGTATACAGTGATATATACTTGTATACATACACACCTGTTCAAGACTTTCATGTGCTAGGTCATCAAAATCAGATTCACCTAAACCCTCGCTTTCTTCATCGTCATCATCTTCatcttctttttcattatcgATTAGTTCATTATTAATTGCATTTAATTCTTCCATATCCCtatatttgttaattaaaattttgtaaatatcctttttacaatttttggataggcatatataaaaggaaaagtatacatatgaaaaaaatttatttttctgaTTACTTTGATATGTCTTTATTCTCCTTTGTAGCGAGACTACTAAATCTGGGGGATTCATAACCATTAGACATTTTTAACCAAATTATggagacaaaaaaaaacagaaaaaaaGGTGAAGCACCTTTCATTTTAAATGGGAACAAAAAGATTATGTGTTTTAAagtttttattcataaggtagtgtatatatataattattcataCTCACTTATGTACATactttatttgtatattaaaaacattaaCAATTCACCAATTAGTGTATAAGAAACATTGTACAATAATGTTATTAcaaaattcatttatttttcgaaTTTTCGTACACATATAAACTTATGTATTATTGTGGTGTACTTATTTAAATGTTCTAATATTAAAAGGGTTTATATTATGGAAAAAACGCTAAAATTGTAACATGgaaaatgtgtatatacatcaaaatataacaacctatatttccatttaaataattttattccttaaatttataattttttatatttcctatattttgttgtttttttattatttgtttgaatatttaaatatatttaaaaaaaaataaaatataaatttagttAGCTCTTGAAATATGATTTGCTAGCTAAGACTTAAATTCTTATGGTGCCTACACACCTACAAtcgttattattatcactaCATTATTActacatttattatttttattgattaATGGCACAATTGAAATATTGcgcaaaaataaaacatgaaaaaaattataacgataaacaaaatgaattttaaaataaaacatgtGTCAAATTATTCactttcatattatatgtatgtgaagtataacaaaaaataaataaatgtgtaaaaaattaccatttattaaatgaaaaataaatgtaaagagaatgaaaaaacaatatcATTATCAAGATATATTAAGGTGAAATATATCGGATTTAGTTTTTTTCACccttaatatatttttatatgtctAATATTCTCCACATATTaggtttaaaaaaaaagtaattaAACTAAAtgaatgaagaaaatgtataacatactaaataaacataaacatagaaaagtataaaagtgaattaaaagaagaaattaaatggaatatttatttatattaattaaataaacgGTTAAATGACAAATCATAtagaataataatgttCTATGTGGTATGTAAGAGAATTGATGCTGAATAActaaaaaagagaaatcAATGtaacgaaataaaaattagaccaaataatatgtttgaaaaaattatatagagTTATGcgtattattttgtattaatcaccaaacaaattattatagcaacttgtttttattaaagcaaattagtaaaataataaaaaggtaAACAACTTTTtcgaattattttcattttgtgtcaatttcatttaattatatttgctTGCTCCTTTCTCTCCATATGCTTGCTTCTTGAATTACTTCGgggcaaataaaaatactatcTGGAATATGAATAGTATTTGGCTCGTTATAAGAATCacatttattcatataaaagggtttgaaattattatcactACCACTATCGATactatttaattttgtattgcTGCTAAAAGATTCGTTAAAATCTGTACTAGAAGTGTGTGCATtgctataataatatatactatgATTTATATCCGTGCTTTTTGTTTCGTTCgacttattatttttattttcttcattattacATACTGGAGGAACatatagatataataaatttttaaataatttatcattaatTTGAGAATCACATttttcagaaaaaaaatatctaaATGCTGTAATAAAATCTTCATTCATAAAATCAAAAGAAAAAGctgcttttttattacaccTTTTAGCATtacttaataaaatatgcgaACTTGAGTTTTTATAAGAATCATTTTCGGAgtgaaatattaaaattgaacAACATATTGATTTTATTGAATTTATAACATGCTTTATATCAAAAGTATCTTTCAATATTCTTTTCATTAATGAACAAGGAATGCTCATATCTTCGGCGGGTAAAGGGTCGGAATGCTcggtataaaaaaaggacATATTACATCGAACTATTCCGTTATAGAATTGGTAACTTGtaacattattataacCATCATCTGTACTCATATTGTTTCCGTTTGTCATACtattactatatatattatttttagtatttatatgctgtgcatttttgttattaggGGATTCTTCATTTTCCCTTCCTTTTTTACCACTACTTcgattgttattttttgtcttttttttgtttttttctattttttcacTTGATCTTTTACTATTCGGATTATAAAATTGCTGTTTAGTAACCTGCCCTTCATCGATTACAGATTCTTCATCAATTATAACTTCTTCATCGATGCTTGTATGGACATATTCATCAAATATGCCTTTATGTgttatttcattatctgCTTCGCTGTCTGCtaatataatatcattagtattattatcattattatttggtgTGTTCGTGTTAATAATTTCAATAAATTGAGGTTTGATAAGTATTAATCCCCCCAACGTCCCATTTTCTCCATATACTTCTTCCAATCGATTGACCACCTCTATAGCTGGACTACCCAAAAATTCATAACacattatataaacattacTATAtggtatttttaaaaaattaaaaataaattttaaaatagtaaaCGCATCATTTACGATTGACACTGATTTCTGCTCATAAATATCAAAGCTGGCACCATACCCCGAATATTCCATagcaattatatttaaatttaactTTTTATGCAAGGCGTTTACAGTTGGAATTATCATTCCTAAGTCttcattaaatttatgtaaataCAATATGATTTTATCACTTCTTGTTGATTTGtcatcatttaaaaaaaaaaaggcaCATGGAATAGAATCAGTGCTAATAGGCTCTGAAATTTTTAAACTCCTTGGTACCCATCCtagtaaatttttaaagtcATTGCTCGTGTAGGAACTTTCTGGAAAATATACATCATTTGAGcaattttcttcttcataaaattttatttcttcatcaCTGAATTGATAGTTTGTAAACATTCCAGAAgaattctttttatttattagaGATGTGAAGGTATTGTATTTTAAATCAATTAAACTAAGGCATTTTCTTGTAACTTCCTTTATctcatttttctttttcttacaattttttataacgtTTTCCTTATCAAACATTTTCGCATTCTATTTgtgcaatattttttaaaagctTTGATCAgggtatataatatatacagaCATGCttgtgtattatatatttatgtataatgACTGCACAGGAcaaaatacatatacacacatgtaaataaataataatatatatacatgcaatgaagaaaatatacaaagCGGAGAAGTACAAAGGTGCAAAAAattacatttaaaaaagttaagctatatttaatatttatatatagctAAATCTTCAGcaaaatatacattatttacttatttaaaaatatacatatactgctaatacatataatggcatcatatataacaatcgaaaaatttaattatatcactaataaaaacacatgtgaataaaaatgcaaattTATATCTGAGGAAACAGGAAGCGTGGCCTTTGGactgtatatattaaaatttgttcctctattttcgtttttgtttattttcttttattatcttactatttattatatatttttggaaAATAGGAAGTTTATAAATGTGTGTgtaaaatagtaaaatatatatttttgtgttAATAATCctatgtaaataaatttaaaaacacAAATGGcgcatttattttatacgCACAAAGCAAACAAtcgatatatatttatttttttataacgtTATTTTCcaggaaatgaaaaattaaaacataattaaGCATAGTATAAAtgctaataaaataaataaaattttattaatttttaaagaatataatgTACATGTgtaattcatatatttaacatatgtataataaaaaatatatgtaatcaAAAACTCTATAAACTTATAATGTTGTTTCCAAAggttactatttttataaaaatttatacgtttttttttttcatattatatttactactgggatattgtttttttgtttattatttgagtAATTTATggagaaaaatatttaatatattaaaataaaaatcacAGGAAgcttaaaataaaacttttatttttacatgtTATTGCTCGACTTTCTGTaaacaacaaaaaaaggacctaaagaaaataaccaaaatattgtttaaatataaaaatttacataaaaatattttcatttatgtaattttttaaaattcttCATATGaacgtttttttttttcaattcaataattttataaaataaattaaaatataagttataaattttcaaaacttaaaaaatcGAACAAAATGGAATCTTTGTACTATTTGGTATATTTTGTGTATGTAgacaattatatataagggATATAATGGTATTAGTTAATAcgtataatatttatttactcttatttaattgattaatcaattatttaattaattttatatgtacttttttttatgtacaaATAGCTATATAAAggtaaaatatttccaaaaaaaaaaaaatatacatataatggCTAGATTGAAGCTGTATTTAcactaatttttttttttttgcaaccGATTATTTCAAATGTATAAGGATATAATGTGTCTTTATGAGAACAATGGAAATATAGTTGTTCAACCAAGTTGAGTAAAGGGAAATATATGTGAAATggtttaatatttttccaatttatttttaaaaatagaaataatatcctaatgtattatattatataataactgtctcccatatttataaaatataatctcTTGCACAGTGTGtgtgaatataaataaaatatcataaaatttgtatttttttaaaataaaccTCTGAACTTATTAAGAGAAATGAAAtacttttttgtttcagcctatttgtttttttgttgttttctctataataattttgttctaaatgaaaaaattattcccATAAGCCCTGTATGtctaaaaattaaatatataataactcTAATAATTGATAAACTTCATTTAGTGAAACTATGAATACTAGCCCCATTTTAACTTTCCAATAAACgccatatttatattttattttcttaattAAACATATACATTATTTGTATAGGCTGGCCGCaataagttaaaaaaaattgcagAGCGCGATGACGatttcaaaataaacatacatgtaaaaaaataatataacatgcataatcataaataaaaatgtatcttcattttcgaattatgatattaaaatatgtaattaaTCGCCACACTGTTCTTTAATTCTACAATTAAGGCCCCGGTTGAAGATACACAAGAAGTACTTGAGTCTTTGGATTCCTTAATGAGGGTCGAAGAAATTCAAAGAAAAGTCGATGAAGAAGAATTTATGAACACTAAACAAAGATTATTAAAAGTccacaaaaaaagaattcaGTATgactatataaatatgataataatgttaataattgtgcaaaaaattacaattcacaactttttatataatttattttaaaatactaCAGGGATATTCTTTCTTTAGCATTTGAACCTCTTCATGATTTGTTGCCAAATCCATTACAATACTTAATCACTAAAGGTAATTAAgaaaagggaaaaaatataacaaaattttaatattatttcatgTGTTAAAATGCTTGtattgtaatatataatgtgtCCAAATGGAATCTTTGTGATTGTTCGCTTGTTtcacataatatttttagatGTCCATTCGTATATAAAGAGCTTGGAAGAATGATtggagaaaaaaaataggatTTCTCTTTGATAATGATTGTATGTATGCTcaatataaacatttgAAGCTATAAGCCCAATGAAAAGCAAAACTAGTTCACAACAAAGAGATGAACAATGTTTCTCTCTCtcgcaaaaaaataatttgtttgtCTCATTATGAAATGTATAATGcgtataaaattttaaaaatttaagttttatttttgacagaaaattatttcatgATAAGAAACTATATATTGTGAAAATCTACGTATAGTTATATTTTCgtgaaattatatatatgttatgccaaactattttttggataagaaatatatcaatatatatgcatataaagaatatttcCTTAAAAGCATCCATATAGAagtgtgcatattttttcactaatataaatatattaggtTGTTCTTTGTGAGCATAATATCcataaatgaaatagatttattaaaaaaacaaatgtgataaaataaataaaaggaaagaaaaaataggaTATGCTTATCGATTAATAGTtattacttaaaaaaatatcaacaAGTATGCTTATATAAGATATGTTTTCATCGATTTTAAAACATCTAATAATAGTGGCATATTTAGCATATTAGCTAAATTCTCCAATATTTCTAATGTTTGGACCCAATTACTTATTTCTAAACGAGGCACAAATGTTTTTCCACACTTACAAATAGCTCTTCTGTGAAATGATTTGATAGCATTACAATTATTGCACACAAGATCTTGTGCCTGTtgatgtaaaaaaaaaggaaaatatgaataggCCAGTATACAGAGAAATTAAGAGagacaataaaaattgcaTGTATACAAATATGCTCAATAATACATTAGAtggaatgaaaaaaaagaaataatttataaaataacttACGTTGTATGCATCAAAAGTATCTTGGAGATGTGATAAAATTTTCGTTTCGATGAATTCATTGTCATATTTTGAATTGCAGTTTTTGCATAGCCAAATAAAAGATCGTTTTCCATTAATTTCTGCTTCTACCAAACTTGTTACAACATTCATATGATTAACTGATGAACAATTTtcacaaaatatatcttttaatGTTAATTCATGACATGGACTTGTCCATAAAGAATTTTTTCGGTTGTATTCACTATCATCTATCATTTCATATAGTTCATGTCTTTTTTCATGAAAAGCTTCATTagaattttcattttccaaatttagtaatttatcattttgcattaaaaaaatacaaaatttaacAATTTCTAATCTccaattattttgtttttttgctAAATTTCCTAAAGTTGGAgggaataaaaatggtgctaaatttaaattattttcatcaatatCAGTATCATAAGGCCAATAATTttctattaaataatttttatatttgattgatttcataacttttttatatacatttccTGGCATAAaccataaattttttaatttttcttcaattttataagaTAATACATCTATgctttcatttattaaggAGAAAGTTTCACACACTTCTTCTAGTTCATCAAATGATttatcataaatatattttaaatttgctCTTTGTGCtagatttattttatcagtAAGCTTGTctgtttttaatattatattaaaatagtttttttcatctttttgtatttccatattttcCTCATTTATTCCCAATTttgctttattttcataaagtGCTAATATGTCTTGTAATGGGTTTAGTGTAATAGCGTCTAATACATATCGTAAAAATGATTCACATATAGGTGGTAGAtattcaattatttttaaattttcatctgtattttcttcattaggattataatattctttatatcttataaaattatatttatcaaattgGCATGCAGCTATATATTCTTGTTTTATGTGAAACGGAAcatttgcatatattgAATCATTAtgtgaaaaatatgtaattaaactttttaaaatatttcgaCCTGAAATAACTGAATATTCATTAAAAgatattacaaaatttcTTAAATCtgcataaataatattagaattaaatttcttttttataatgttaattaaattgtttTGATACATTTCGGAGCACTCTAAaactttattatataatgcaACGTCATATAACAAACTAGAATTATTTGAAATCCAAGAATAAAAGgatgtaaatatttcagAAATACTTTCAAAAGTTTTATTAGTAgttaataatgataatgaagaaatttttgatattaaatattctaaGCATTGGcctaataatttaaaagcaAAATTACTAAATTGTGAAACATGTGAATTATATTCTACAATATCAttaatatcatatttatttttcacataactttttttttcattcgtatcatcattttcatattcatcAACATTGTTATTAGACATTTCTAGTCCATTATCATCTGTTGTTGAAAGATCGTCGTCATTATTTCCTTGATCCGTTTCTCGTtcagcattttttttttcatttttattatgatcGTTATCGTtattcatttctttttttattttatttttcgaaAATTCGCTATTTCCATATataaacttatttttttggttatattttttttctatttctgTTTTAGACTCATTTTGTTGTTCTTTTTTAGTATTTGTGACAGAAACAAAatccttattattttggaCACTGgcatattttgtaaaaagtCGAAcactattaaaaataagggATTCATTGAAAAATAGATGTACAATATATCCTCTGTATATACCTTGGTTAACTATatctacattttttttgaccAAATCATAAtcacaaaaattattaatatttaggTATGGAATACCCAAATCCGAATTTCCAAAGTAAGATAACCATAAGATAccttttgatttttttaaaaaagaagcatataatgtatcatatataaatttatgtttttgattattttttttgacatTAAGAAGGTTAAATAAAGGTATGTTTGATATTCTAGCAAAATTAATGTCTTCTTCAACtttatgataattttgataGAATAATTCTaaagataaattaaatgcattttctttgtaatttttttgtggaatattttgatatttatgagggttttcaattttataaaaataacaagggaaatatttattagtaCTCCACCAACCTAGTTTGCTTCTATCAATAGTTGAAcagacataaaaaatatatttcttttttcctgttaatatatttgcacgatatttatttaaatatagatCTAAATATTCTAACACCTTATAAACATTTGGATTATCTTCATAATAGATGTCAAATTTTctataatgatataaaaatagaaaatctctttcaacattttttataaaaaattctttATCGAATATAGTATTcattgctttttttttaagttcatcttttttaaaatttggaATAAAGCTACTACCATTTTCAATTCCTTTCGTTGTTTCGgtatttgcattttttgaGAAGCTATTCCAATTGTTATTATCGTTGTCATAATTATTACCGCTTAATTGGGCATACATTTGCTCAagctttaaaaatttagcAAACTGTTGATATGGGTCGAAGTCATTTTCTTCCTTTCCAATACCactatacataattttatttccaaaAAGAGTTTCATTTGTATCATCCTCAAATTGGTCATaaacatttataaatattctattacatatattatcaacAAGTGTGTGaaatatgttaatatatattatatgtacatcATCTAAATAATTGgtagatattttttttcctggattattttctattttagTAAAACAATGTgatttaaaacatttattttcatcaaatatacaattataattatttgattcTATTTCAACTGAATTTCCATATCTACTTAGAAagtcaaaatataatggaatttttgtttcataTACTGATATTATGCTTTCATGATAATTAGCATTTAATGTGttgattatatatttattaaaatatttttcagacataataaattcatataaattaaatattttaacattTCTTGGGAGGAAAAAATTAGCATTTGGTtttgatttaaatattgtattttcaCTATTTgttgataataattttattgtaatatttttattactttttatatctaatgggttataattatttatatatatatgtctatatatttgtagttttattttataaaatttatttgtattttttaatgatacAATGGCATAGTAAATACCATCATCATCATTTGCATCTAAAACATCCTCTTTATTAAACATATCGCTCATATCATCTATtccatcattattttcatcagaACTTGATGAATCATATTCATCGTCatgtttaaaatattttaaatatggtTTAAGTaatgtttcttttttatcattttttgttgtaTTAGGATTGTTATTTGTTCGGTTTTTTTCagtgttattattttttcctgaATTATTACCCTTTCCACTTTTtctactatttttttgtttttcatttgCCCGTTTTTTGCCCCCTccgtttttattttttttgtataaataaacaatatcCATAGGATTTTGAataatgtgcatatattttggaTCCAAATTCGACAAATTATTTagtttataattatgttcATTACTTTGTGGTCCATCATCATTGAATGATAAACTTGtttgttgtttttttttatttttttcttcattttttatttttctaatttgagctctattatttttccatattttatttgtaattaaaatccagtt
This genomic interval from Plasmodium chabaudi chabaudi strain AS genome assembly, chromosome: 11 contains the following:
- a CDS encoding secreted ookinete protein, putative is translated as MKYFFVSAYLFFCCFLYNNFVLNEKIIPISPAGRNKLKKIAERDDDFKINIHAPVEDTQEVLESLDSLMRVEEIQRKVDEEEFMNTKQRLLKVHKKRIQDILSLAFEPLHDLLPNPLQYLITKDVHSYIKSLEE
- a CDS encoding CPW-WPC family protein yields the protein MKGASPFFLFFFVSIIWLKMSNGYESPRFSSLATKENKDISKDMEELNAINNELIDNEKEDEDDDDEESEGLGESDFDDLAHESLEQAEEQATIDLENSEIENILDKEIYRIIQERLKKLWYIGKCRRDYSNLCPLGWKISEYDTGLCIPPETYEGQCRSIDFSNSKDVDKELFAWKCEVQWPCINSPKLKIMGKCPSKWTLVGNSLCIAPDDYVGKCSPAMDFSNYDYEHRARWANDCDAEWSALPKSFVKNGQEIKTPTYGFGGPVEENGHVLKIVH